ggacacccttagtgcagTAGtcaactactacaggctcccccaccacggcaAGGTGGTGTCCGTATTTCATTAGATGGTATACATCCTAATCTGGTGAACATTGCAATCCTAACTGACAGCCAGGGGCCTATTAAGGCACTCAAATGCAACTAAGTGAACTCTAAGCTGGTATGGGAGTGGCTCAATAAATTAAATGCACTTGACTCGAACTATTGAgtctgaatactctgggttccaggtcacATTAGGATACAGAATAGCAAAAAAACCGCACTATGGATCGGAGCTCTTCTATGAGGTACTGTAGGAAGTAATTATGGTCTTGATACTTAAGAAAGAAGGgcaacggttgagggaactgtactgggTGGTCTTACCAGGAGCGCAAAAGTTCAAGGTTCTTATAGGAACATATGAATTCGCAGGATTGTCTGAACCTCTCTCAGAAAAGCCTTAGGATCATAGAGCGAATATTCACAGGCCACTGCAAGCTAAACTACCACCTGCAGAAGCTAGGCATATCTGAACACATTATCTGCTGATTCAGCGGGAAAACCAGTAACAACCTTACATATTTTAAGGACTTGGGCAAGGCAGGAAAACAGACATGGAAGAATACCCAATAAATCTGTAAAATTCCAACTAGAAAAGTGTCTAGATTGCTGATTATAATATACATGGAAGAGATTCATGTCACTTTAAATAGCGTGGGAAATTGGCCCTTGGTGGTCTGGATTTGGCGGAAATCCACCTAAAAATACTCACAACAGAATTTCACGGAACTAACAACACTAACCATAGACCATTGCCACAATGCAGAGGAAATATACTGCAAGGCCATAATATTAGAGCGTTTCGTCTAGGTCCAAAAGTCATTGTATGAACCATCCAACGCGAGGATGGAATTGAACCTCCCCCGAATTCCTACCAACAGAGACTTCAAACTATCGAAATCCACCCCTTGCCACACTCGTAGTTTGCTTAATTAATTCGGGACCCACCCGTTCGGTGTATTTGATTTTTGCAGGCCAAACCGCCCAGCCCATAGCATTTTCCATATCCCCATGAATGTATGCTCAGTTCTGTGGTTTCGGTTGCAAATCCTCAAATGGGGTTGTATTTACGACCATCAATGCaaacatatatatttcaaatgGATAGGCGGAAGTGCTTAATGTTTTACTTACTTAGCAGGCAAAGTTCCAGTGATAGGCAGCTGCTAAGTGAACTGCGCTAGATGCAAAACAAATTCAAATGGGAATGCATAAAAGATTAGTCAGGCCATCAGCGCTGCAAGGATTAAATAATTTACAGGAAACTACGAAAATAGGATGCTCCTCTGGAGCTGGAAATTGATATAAACAATTTAGCGGAAGCATTTAAACTCAATTATGTTTCCATGGAGATATGAACTGAACGCTCGTCACAGGAGCTCATCTCATAATGAGGCTGGGACCATCAGGACTAAAACTCCCTTGAATCACGCTAGACCTATATAATATCTGATACGCTAGACAAGGTACTGTAACATGTTACAAAGAACTTTAAAAAATTAACGACACAATGTAAATCCTTCAGGACCTCTTCACGAATCATCCTCATTCTGATCATTTGGATAATTCCGTTGACTTTGGTAGCAAACCGACTTCCAAAGCCGCCATAGCTTGAATTCAAATGTGCCATCAGCAAGCTGGTGTGGTTCCTCTATTGACCTTCGAGGTTTCAGCTTCCAACCACCTAGAAATTTCAGGCGTAATATCCGGTAGACACCATGGAAGAGGCAAAGAAGCTGGAAACAATAAATGATAAGGAAGGAAGGACTTCATCTTTGTATAGGATATCTTACTTCCCGGCATTGTATaatcaagaagggaaatatcatGGCCATTCCGAAAATCAAACGTTCTACGTCAAGGATCTTAGTTTCTCGGGCCAAGTCCATGTCTATTGGTATATTTCCGTACCTGATCATAAGCCTATTGGAATAGAAGAAATCTTGGCTTTGATGTCAACGAAGGAGCTGAAATCACTTAAATTTGGTACAAAAAtgtattttagaaaattatggCGAAACTACCGACGTAATTTTAGGTTTATTATAAATTGACAGATTTTTCTATTTGTGTATGTTCCAAAAAAATGCTAACTTCAGTCAAAATAACGCCAATTCAGTAgtcatttctttcagatttttcagtcggGTAGGTTCTGCTCCATTTTTTAGGGCATACGTTTTGACCCCTCACtccactatgtttcacccagtgtAAGAAATCagaaatcagtttcgaaaagtacaaatcgtgccctttcatttaatgccctatatgaccatattctgtgaaaaagtgtacaccccctttcgcatctATGGGGAGCCCTCTTAAATCCAAcgtaaaatgatgccactcgctggatgtaaagggacacacagagcGCATGCTTTCACACAAATTTCGTAACTATGATTTAGcgctttccgagtaaatcgggtgtgacggacagagagacaacaCACAAGTTTCAAGTAAATCGTACCTACGCACCCCTGAAGAAGCAATTGTGGAAAACACAaagaaaattggcaaaattaaaGCCCCAGGTATAgccaagacatcccggttttgcgccgaggttcaccaattcgatatccctaaaagttgcctggcgtcctgaactacgccatcgctccatctcaggtagggtctgcctggtcttttttttctaccatatagatagatattacccttatagactttccgctggatcatcctcatccatacggattaagtgacccgcccaccgcaacctattgagccggattttatccataacttgacggtcatggtatcgctcatagatttcgttgtgatgtaggctacggaatcctccatcctcatgtagggggccaaaaattcttcggaggattcttctctcgatcgcggccaagagttcgcaattcttcttgctaagaacccaagtctccgaggaatacctgCGGACtgccaaaatcattgtcttgtacagtaagagctttgacgcttttaagctgaaataggctctgctggctgacaacaaccgtgcgcggatttcatcatcgattgtgattttcgaccctagataggaggatagg
The window above is part of the Hermetia illucens chromosome 3, iHerIll2.2.curated.20191125, whole genome shotgun sequence genome. Proteins encoded here:
- the LOC119652497 gene encoding uncharacterized protein LOC119652497 → MIRYGNIPIDMDLARETKILDVERLIFGMAMIFPFLIIQCRELLCLFHGVYRILRLKFLGGWKLKPRRSIEEPHQLADGTFEFKLWRLWKSVCYQSQRNYPNDQNEDDS